One Dictyoglomus thermophilum H-6-12 DNA window includes the following coding sequences:
- a CDS encoding energy-coupling factor ABC transporter ATP-binding protein has protein sequence MDRSKILFKLVDVSFYYVPERVALNSVSIEVKEGESIGILGPNGSGKSTLLKILDGLLFPQRGKIFFEGKELTEKNFEDPSFNRYFRRKVVLLFQNVDAMLFSPTVRDELAFGLFQIGYSDSEIENKIMECSRKFRIEKLLNRSPFQLSEGEKKKVALASLLIIDPDVILLDEPTNELDPRSVRELLSYIKELRTAGKTIVTATHDLQMVNGFFDRIFVMNEEKKIVKVGDYETIFSDREFLKEVNLI, from the coding sequence ATGGATAGATCGAAGATTTTATTTAAATTGGTAGATGTTAGTTTTTATTACGTTCCAGAAAGGGTAGCTTTAAATTCAGTTTCTATTGAGGTAAAAGAAGGAGAAAGTATAGGGATATTAGGACCTAATGGGTCAGGAAAGTCTACTCTTTTAAAAATCCTTGATGGGCTTTTATTTCCCCAAAGAGGTAAAATTTTTTTTGAGGGAAAAGAACTTACCGAAAAAAATTTTGAAGATCCCTCTTTTAATCGTTATTTTAGAAGGAAAGTAGTTTTGCTTTTCCAAAATGTAGATGCCATGCTATTTTCACCTACTGTGAGAGATGAACTCGCTTTTGGGCTTTTTCAAATTGGTTATTCCGATTCAGAAATAGAAAATAAAATTATGGAGTGTAGTAGAAAATTTAGGATTGAAAAGCTTTTAAATAGATCTCCCTTTCAATTAAGTGAAGGAGAAAAAAAGAAAGTTGCTCTTGCCTCACTTCTTATAATAGATCCTGATGTCATTCTTTTGGATGAACCTACAAATGAGCTTGATCCAAGGAGTGTCAGAGAGTTACTTTCCTATATTAAGGAATTAAGAACTGCTGGTAAGACTATAGTTACTGCAACTCATGATTTGCAGATGGTAAATGGATTTTTTGATAGGATTTTTGTTATGAATGAAGAGAAAAAAATTGTAAAAGTAGGAGATTACGAAACTATTTTTTCCGATAGGGAGTTTTTAAAAGAGGTAAATTTGATATAA
- the cbiQ gene encoding cobalt ECF transporter T component CbiQ, translating to MNNFIDKTLYELNRLVRDFLFFEVVESPGFWRELKDEIKIIILGLFLISISFIHNLYILILIYFFLLSFVYLLNIRLREFFKRSFGFVLFFTILIVLPYLFFNPENLSMGYSHRGLYVALRLIFRVLISISLVNIIFFTIPWVRIIKGLRILGVPSLIISIIYMTYRYIFFFANLAEDIFLAKKSRTIEFSYKREYSFIGSAIGFLFVKAKMLSEEIWQGMVSRGFSKNFCPVKREKYKAKDFLPVIIEVLLIGALIWIDRRFYLNW from the coding sequence ATGAATAATTTTATAGATAAGACTTTATATGAGTTAAACAGATTAGTAAGAGACTTCTTATTTTTTGAGGTGGTGGAAAGTCCTGGGTTTTGGAGGGAGTTAAAGGATGAAATAAAAATAATAATTTTAGGATTATTTTTAATCTCCATAAGTTTTATTCATAACTTATATATTCTCATTTTGATATATTTTTTCTTGTTATCTTTTGTTTATCTTCTCAATATAAGATTAAGAGAGTTTTTTAAGCGGTCTTTTGGTTTTGTGCTATTTTTTACCATACTTATTGTACTACCTTATCTTTTTTTTAATCCTGAAAATCTTAGTATGGGTTACTCTCATAGAGGACTCTATGTTGCTTTGAGATTAATATTTAGAGTCTTAATATCCATTTCATTGGTAAATATTATCTTTTTTACTATACCTTGGGTAAGGATTATAAAAGGCTTACGAATCTTAGGAGTCCCCTCTTTAATTATAAGCATTATTTATATGACCTATAGGTACATATTCTTTTTTGCTAACTTAGCTGAGGATATTTTTTTGGCTAAAAAAAGTAGAACTATTGAATTTAGTTATAAAAGGGAATATTCTTTTATTGGTTCTGCCATTGGATTTTTGTTTGTAAAGGCAAAAATGCTTTCGGAAGAAATATGGCAAGGTATGGTTTCTCGAGGTTTTAGTAAAAATTTTTGTCCCGTTAAAAGGGAGAAATATAAAGCAAAAGATTTTTTACCAGTGATAATAGAGGTGTTATTAATTGGAGCTCTAATATGGATAGATCGAAGATTTTATTTAAATTGGTAG
- a CDS encoding PDGLE domain-containing protein: protein MSNWRKLIIGIFILVLLSPIGILLPTFLNAGAAWGEWGPEELKEMIGYIPKGLEKLSSLAKPLLPDYNIKGWEDKDLLYQSIGYIISGVIGVLIVMFITYLIGRWGIKKKNKNE from the coding sequence ATGAGTAATTGGAGAAAATTAATTATAGGTATTTTTATTCTTGTTCTTTTGTCGCCTATAGGAATTCTCTTGCCAACCTTTTTAAACGCTGGGGCTGCTTGGGGAGAATGGGGGCCTGAAGAGTTAAAAGAGATGATAGGCTATATACCTAAGGGTTTAGAGAAGCTTTCTTCTCTCGCAAAACCTTTACTTCCTGATTATAATATAAAGGGTTGGGAAGACAAAGATCTCTTGTATCAGAGTATTGGATATATAATTAGTGGAGTTATAGGTGTTTTAATTGTTATGTTTATAACTTATTTGATAGGAAGGTGGGGCATAAAAAAGAAAAACAAGAATGAATAA
- the cbiM gene encoding cobalt transporter CbiM translates to MHIPDGYLGPETYGSMLVVMVPIWTKAYNSVKKFLKEKDLPLLAILAAFSFVIMMFNIPIPGGTTGHAVGSVLIAILLGPWAAVLVTSIVLIIQALIFGDGGLTAIGANCFNMAFAMPLVGYYVYKLLKGKASLGSKREIISAGVGAYLGINVAALLTAVELGIQPYIAKDANGLPLYCPYPLKVTVPAMMIEHLLIFGFVEAIVTMAALYYLRKIGAVKEG, encoded by the coding sequence ATGCATATACCTGATGGATACTTAGGACCAGAAACTTACGGAAGCATGCTTGTTGTGATGGTTCCTATCTGGACTAAGGCTTATAACTCTGTAAAGAAATTTTTAAAAGAGAAAGATTTACCTCTTCTTGCTATTTTGGCAGCATTTTCTTTTGTGATTATGATGTTTAATATTCCTATTCCTGGAGGAACTACAGGTCATGCCGTAGGGAGTGTTCTTATTGCCATACTTCTTGGCCCTTGGGCAGCTGTACTTGTGACTTCTATTGTTCTTATAATTCAAGCATTGATTTTTGGGGATGGAGGACTTACTGCGATTGGAGCGAATTGTTTTAACATGGCCTTTGCAATGCCTTTAGTGGGATATTATGTTTATAAACTATTGAAAGGAAAGGCAAGTTTGGGTTCTAAAAGAGAGATTATCTCGGCAGGAGTTGGTGCATATTTGGGAATAAATGTAGCTGCTTTACTTACAGCAGTTGAACTTGGTATTCAACCTTATATAGCAAAAGATGCAAATGGCCTTCCTCTCTATTGTCCTTATCCCTTGAAAGTTACTGTTCCTGCAATGATGATAGAACATCTTTTAATTTTTGGTTTTGTAGAGGCTATTGTTACAATGGCTGCTCTTTATTATTTAAGAAAGATAGGTGCTGTGAAGGAGGGATAA
- the nikR gene encoding nickel-responsive transcriptional regulator NikR, with product MTKIVRFGVSVEEDLLENFDKIIENKGYNSRSEAIRDLMRDYIIKEKWNIKSEKVAGSISLIYEHDVYGLSEKLTDIQHHYHDVIISTLHVHLDEKNCMEVILVRGKVEKIKKLYNEISSLKWVRHTNISITDII from the coding sequence ATGACTAAGATTGTGCGTTTTGGGGTTTCTGTAGAGGAGGATCTTTTAGAGAATTTTGATAAGATAATAGAAAATAAAGGGTATAACAGTAGATCAGAGGCCATAAGGGATCTAATGAGAGATTATATTATTAAAGAGAAATGGAATATAAAAAGTGAGAAAGTGGCAGGGAGTATAAGTCTTATCTATGAGCACGATGTTTATGGCCTTTCAGAAAAGTTAACTGATATACAACACCATTATCACGATGTGATTATTTCCACCTTACATGTTCATCTTGATGAGAAGAACTGTATGGAAGTAATATTGGTAAGAGGTAAAGTTGAGAAAATTAAAAAACTCTATAATGAAATTTCATCCCTTAAGTGGGTAAGACATACAAATATATCCATCACTGATATTATTTAG
- the larE gene encoding ATP-dependent sacrificial sulfur transferase LarE — MYEKLEKLKNFLKECQKVIVAYSGGVDSTFLLKIAKDTLGENVLAVTLVSPIFPKKEIEEAKEFAKKLKVQHIIINNDELLRKREFIENPPDRCYICKKYNFQKILEIAKEKNIKCILDGSNADDLKDYRPGRKALKELGILSPLMEVGFTKEEIRELSKKLNLPTSEKPSLACLATRIPYGERIEIERLKRIEEGEDFLSKLGFKQVRVRDYKNMTRIEIEKKDFNLILKENIRDKIIKKFKDIGYKYITLDLEGYRTGSMNEEIKK; from the coding sequence ATGTATGAAAAATTAGAAAAGCTTAAAAATTTTCTAAAAGAGTGCCAAAAAGTTATAGTAGCTTACTCAGGAGGGGTAGACAGCACTTTTCTTTTAAAGATTGCTAAAGATACCCTCGGAGAAAATGTTTTAGCAGTCACTCTTGTTAGTCCTATTTTCCCTAAAAAAGAGATTGAGGAGGCTAAAGAATTTGCAAAAAAGCTTAAAGTACAGCATATAATTATAAACAACGATGAGCTCTTAAGAAAGCGAGAATTCATAGAAAATCCACCTGATAGATGTTATATATGCAAAAAATATAATTTTCAAAAAATCTTAGAAATTGCAAAAGAAAAGAATATAAAATGCATACTTGATGGTAGCAACGCTGATGATCTAAAAGATTATAGACCTGGAAGAAAAGCCCTAAAAGAGCTTGGAATCCTAAGTCCTTTAATGGAAGTAGGCTTTACAAAAGAAGAAATTAGAGAATTATCAAAAAAGCTTAATCTTCCTACCTCAGAAAAACCATCCCTTGCCTGCCTTGCCACAAGAATTCCCTATGGAGAAAGAATTGAAATTGAAAGACTAAAAAGAATAGAAGAAGGAGAAGACTTTTTAAGTAAATTAGGATTCAAACAGGTCAGAGTTAGAGACTATAAAAATATGACAAGAATAGAAATAGAAAAGAAAGATTTTAATCTAATTTTGAAAGAGAATATAAGGGATAAAATTATTAAAAAGTTCAAAGATATTGGATATAAATATATAACTCTTGACCTTGAAGGATATAGAACGGGAAGCATGAATGAAGAGATAAAAAAGTAA